The DNA segment AACGATATTACCAAGAGCTAGATATGAATGAATTCACTTGCGGTTACAAGATTTTAAAACTGTAAGTCAATATAATTCTGCTATATTCAGGATAACTTCCCAACTTAAATTATGTGGGGAAATTGTGAATGATGAGGATTTACTAGAAAAGACTCTTTCTACTTTTCATGCATCAAATATGGTATTGCAACAACAAAACCGCGAAAAGGGTTTAAAGAAATATTCTGAATTAATCTCATGCCTCCTGGTAACTGAGCAACATAATACCcttttaatgaaaaatcatgaagcccgtcctACTGGTTCTGCACCATTTTGCTGAAGTTAATATGGTAACAATCACTCAAAAGTTTGAAAGAAGTCAAAATTATTATCGTGGTCGTGGACGTGGACATGGAAGGGGGCGAAATAATTATCGttattatggtggaaataaacaaTAAGAATCCTCAAAATAATCCTATAAAAGGTAGAGTTAATAATTGTCGCAGGTGTGGTATGAGAGGTTATTGGGCAcacatttgtcgtacgccagatcATTTTGTCAAACATTATCAAGCCTCccttagaaagaaagaaaataatatggAGGCACatttgacctttcaaaataatgatgatgaagcaggtccctcaaacaaatatgattctgaggtacatcttgcatataaagatgatgattttagaggcctaacaaatattactcatttagaagctggagacttctttgaggatattgactgaagaactaatcatcttactggggaatgaaggcTATAATTAAAGTTGTCATTTTTCTTATGTTTGCaattagtttatttttcttgagtgtgtTTCCTAACGCATCATGTATTGCTAGTATGTAATTTttaatgcttttttttttttgtctttcatatttcttataatgtactttttgatttttttttatgaagaatatgaaaatttcctagtcttcagttggactcaagattaataaagatgatatatgtcttctggatagtgctacaacacacactattttaagagatatttctcttatttggtaatgaaaaaagccaatgttaatacaatatccggtagtacaaaattaattgaaggttctgaaAAAGCCAATTTATTTACTACCAGGAGGAATacatttggctattgatgaagcattatattgtagtaaatctcaaagaaacttattaagcttcaaagatattcgccaaaatggatATCACATTGAGACTACAAataatgaaaagattgaatatctttatattactacaataaattcgggtaagaaatatgtgcttgaaatgttatcTGCTCTTTCCTCTAGCTTATattacacaagtattagcagaattgaaacacatgccatagtaaatgagaagtttactaatcaagataattttattatttggcatgaccggttgggtcatCCTGGCTCTACTATGATgcataaaataattgagaattcacatggacattcAATGAAGAACCaaaagattcttcaatttaaggaattctcttgtgttgcATGTTCTCTCAAGgcaaattaattattagaccatcaacgaTTAAAGTTAAGATGAAATCCCCTATATTTCTGGAACATATACAAGgcgatatatgtgggcccattcaccctccatgtggaccattcagatattatatggttttggtagatgcatctataagatggtcacatgtgtacttactatcaactcgcaacatggcatttgcgagattgttggctcaaataataaagctaagataATAAAGCTAATTCGTCTTGATAATACCGGTGAATTTAcatcccaagcatttaatgattattgtatataacctgggataacaattgagcatccggtcgctcatgttcatacacaaaatggtctagcggAATCATTAATCAAACgtctccaattaattgctagaccaatgcttatgagaacaaaactttccatttcagtatggggtcatacTATTTTGCATGTAGcatcacttgtgcggataaggcccataagttatcataaagtctccccattgcaattggcttttggccaggagccaaatatttcccatcttagaatctttggttgtgcggtatatgttccaattgctccaccacaacgcacaaagatgggccCCCAaaaaggttggggatatatgttgggtatgaatctccttctattataaaatatctggagatttatttacaacgagattttctgattgtcattttgatgaatcaaTATACCCAACATTAcagggagaaaataagcagctgagaAAGGAGATAGATTGGAATGTATTATCActatctcatttagatcctcgaacaaatcaatgtaaACAAGAGGTTTCAaaagataattcatttgcaaaatattgcaaatcaactGCCAaatgcattcactgacctaccaagggtgactaagttaTATATTCTAGCTGCTAATGCTCCagttcgagttgatatcccgggAGGACAatcaattaaagcaaatgagtttAAACCacgcttgaaacgtggtagaccagtCGGTTCTAAGGATAAAAATCCTCGGAAAAGAAAAGGAGTAAATGATCAAAGTGATCATAatacagaggtagtggctcaaaaAGAGCACATAGacataacaaatgataagacctcaAGGGAGGTTCAGGTACCTAAAAATGATGATGATggagagatctcaataagttatgtctcaacggggaaaagatggaaccgaaataatattgttattaATAAcgtttttgcttataatgttactgttgaaataatgcaacaagacgaggatcttgaaccaaaatttGTCGATAAATGTAGACAGAGagatgattggccaaaatggaaagatgcTATCCAGGCAGAATTAACTTCACTTGCGAAATGTGAAGTTTTTGGACCTGTAGTgcaaacacctaatggtgttaagcctgttggatataaatgggtctttgtacgTAAAAGGAATTAGAAAAAtaaggtacaaagatataaggcacgtCTAGTTGCAaaaggattttcacaaaggcccgatatcgattatgaagagacatattcttGATGAAAAGGTATTGAAACGATTTTACATGAATGAAGCACACCCATTAAGTACTCCTGTGATTGTTTGATCACTTGATGTAAATAAGGACCCGTTTcgacctcaagaaaagaatgaagagcttcttggtcctgaagtaccatattttagtgcaattggtgcactaatttATCTTGCTAACTCTACAAGgtctgacataactttttcagttaatgtcttagcaagatatagctctgctcctacaaggagacattggaatggaTTCAAAAACATATTGCGGTATCTAAAATGGACTGACGATATGAgattattttatggcaatgattgcagtcctgatcttgttggttatgccaaTGCTGGGTATACTGACCCAcacaaggctcgatctcaaacaggctatgtgtttacatgtggacGCACTGCCATATCTGGGCGATcaactaagcaatcaatcgtgactacttcatctaatcacgctgagataattgctattcatgagtAATTGCAAGTCGAGAATGTATATGGTtaaggtctataatacatcttatcgggacaaatgtggtttgaactCTGACAAattacccacaattttgtatgaaaACAATGCAGCATGCATAACCCAATTGAATGGGGGggggattcataaaaggagataggacaaagcacatttcaccaaagttatttttcacacatatcttcaaaagaatggtgatattaatgtgcaacagattcgttcaagtgataatatggctgatttgttcaccaaatctctaccgacgtcaatcttcaagaaactagtgtacaagattgggatgcgaaggtTCAAGGAtatgaattgatgctctcatcagggggagttaatacgtgttgtactctttttcccttacaaggttttgtcccactgggttttcctggcaaggtttttaacgaggcaaccaaaaagcGTATTTCtgaacatgtgtactctttttccttcattaggatttttttttcccatagggttttttcctaataaggttttaacgagacacattatctatggacatccaagggggagtgttataagaTAAATCTTATGGTGTATGTCTACTCCTCCATGATTTTtacaaatgcttaatgacatattcaatgacatattttctatgcttaatgacatattcaatgacatattttcttcactttccatgcctatataaaggcattgtaatagataggaaaatacacacaattgaagaagaaataaattctcttccttctttctatctctattATCTTGTTCAAGTTTATAGTAAATTGCTTTTAGTTtcataacaatatatatatatatatatatatatattgcatttACGTGTACCTAGAAATTGTGGCATGCCAGTGAATTTGTTTGTTAAATGGTCTTTATCGAAATGAATGTTAGCTAAATATTCAAGTTGAAATAGAATTAACTAtcttactttttaattttaagtttGCAAAATAAGTCATCTAGGGATGACAATTGGGGCGGGCCGGGGCAGGGAAAACTCTTAATGGGGCAGGGCAGGGCAAAATCTAAATGGGGCGGGGCAGGGCAGGCAGGGGaaaattttatatttaaaaaatttTAATAGGGCAGGGCAGGGGCAAATTCCAAGTTAATAACTAGGTCaggttatttttgttatttttccccAATTCCTACTGTGAATATACGCATTATAATGCGTTTCATTTATAAGCTCGGGTGTTGTAGAGTTCACCTTTCCAATTGTTTTCTACTAATCattaaaaaatatttcctttctaaTTATCTCCCCGAAAGAAGTTCAATGACTGATGTTTATAATTAAAACTTGTTACAGATAAAATGACTAGGATGAACTCTTGAAATGCCAAAATCGTTGATGTCCTCCAAACTGAAAGGAAATTTGTCATTATTTGATTGTCTTTGAATACAAATTATTTCATTAATTTGATTTGTAATCTCCAATATATATTTCATCAATATGTGCATATCGTTTTATTCACGAATGTTTTAATTTTTCCATTCTcaccttatttcaaatatttttccATTCTCACCTTATTTCAAATATATCATAAAGATATGAGAAAAtcttcttttgatttccttttcctCTAATAATCCCAAATTTTCTGTAAAATCatatgtttaaaaaaaattaaatagaatattacaaataaaaaaaatgaagaagagtttAAACGGGGCGGGGCAGGGCGGGGTGAGGCGGGGCAGGGCAAATTCTGGAAAAATGCTAAATATGGCAGGGCGGGGCAGGTTAAAAACTTAGTAGGCCAAAGCTTGCCCTACCCTGCCCTACCCCAATTGCCATCCCTAAAGTCATCGAAAAGGAAACCTTTTCTATTGATTCTAAATACTTTTCTACTCAAGAGTTTAAGATATCAATTTgactttttttattatattttagtAATACAAGAAAATATTAAAGTAATAGTTGAGATGTTAGTTTGATAGGAAAAACATTACATTGAAATCTAAATTTGAATATCTTAAACTTGAACTCATAAAAGTTGTGAAAGTTGTATAGGATTATGTTGTTAATAGAATGGTGGCGTACATTTTGGAACATCACCAAATTATTTAGAGTTGAACTAATATTGGCATGATATGATTTTAAATGGAGTAACGTGGTGAATGgggattcatatagccgacccTTGGATTGGGGCAtagtagtagtagttgttgtACCAAATTAAAAAGAGTGTCACAATTTGAGATAGAGAGAGTATTGGGCAGCCAGTGTACAAAGCATCCCGctgattccacggctcgaacccgtgatctATAGGTGACACGGAGACAACTTGAtcgttgctccaaggctccccttcaataGAGAGAGTATTATTCTATCATATAAAAGAACATTTTAGGACCTCAATTTTGTTCTAAACAATATTCAAATTGTTCAAAAATCAACTTGGATCCATTTTCAGTTTAGTATAATAATAACCTGAAATTTTATCATAGTAGTTGCATCCGAACCAAATAAGATACCTAATGGGTTAAGTATGGGCTAATGTGCAAAAGATTAGGAGAATGAAGTGTAGTAAAACATCAGTTAAGTCCTGTAATTGTTGAAGTTAGTTGTAGGATTGTTGGTTCAATTTTTTGACCTTtaggagatatcaagtagttacATAGAGACTGACATAGTTATTAGAATTTGTTAAAGTATCTATAATGAATAACCTACAAAAAATCTCCTAGTTTCTTAGCATAGTTATTGAGTGATTCATACACAACATCTCTTTCCTTTATCAAGGGTTCGGTTCGACCTATGTGAACTACTCGATATCTTGGAATCACTACTTAGACTAGAATATACGAGAAAAATCAGAATGAAAGCGTCCtttttttgttgttttaattGAAATGTTATACTCTGTTACACTAGTGATCTTAATGAAACCATTCATTCAAAGTATGAATTGTCGTACACTGGAATAAGCTATATGTGCTGCTTATGATGGTTTTTTCCTCTGCAGATTACTTGTAGATTTGGCTCCCGAATTCCAGTAATTACTTCAATATCCCAAGGAATTTTTGGAAAAGATGCTTACACTAATGAGTTTGAAGAGGTGAATCTAGTAGCTATAGACTAGAATTTGCTTGGGATTGCATTCTGACATCTTTTTAACAAAAATTAAAGCGGAGAAATGATGTTTTCCCAGGTTCAGTGGGACACATTTGAAGATGACGAGGCTCATGAGGATCTTGGTAATGAGAACCGGGGTGTTCTACTAACTGTTGGTTTCTTGCCAGGATTGACAGTTGATTTAATCCCATTATCAAAAACTCAGGTAATTCTGCACTCCAGTACAATCCAAACATTTTTTTACAATATCTCTACCTTATTGGGAGAAATGTGAACTTCCATTTTTTAGTTTGATTCTCATTTCAAATATATGAAGTGCCTACTTGGAATCTTGAAGGGGGTGAATAGTTTATATATACTAGAGAATTTGTGCTAACTTGATTTAAAATGGGCTACACTAACTTTGGGAGAACAAATTTCAGGGAAATCAAGTACTCATGATTGATGATCTCGTGCTTAGTATCAGGGAACACTCATCCTCTCATTCTGGATCAGCACCACCAATGGGGATTTTATTATTTTCTGTAAGTCGTAAGTCTGTTTAAACctattattttgttatttcttGCAAAGCAGTATATCCTCTACTTGTCAAAGTGATGATGTCTAATATTCCTTAAATTGTGGATGAAGGGGATAAAGTTAATCCTCATGTAATTCAGATTGTGTATGAGTGACCAGACTAATTAATTTAGACTTTAGAGTGAGTGGGATTAAAAAACTGGAACACGAACTTCGAGGGACACTTGGGGCTTTTGCTTTTCTATCTATGATCAACCTTCTTTCTTTTTACAATAACTGTAATAAGAATCATTTGAATGTTGTTCTAGGACGAGGACACTGACATCAAACCTGTCCTTGAAAAGTTGGGTGAGTAAGCTTCATAATTTTCATTTATGCAAAACTTTATTTGTTCATATATACCTTTATGTTGATTCTGTGAGAAACAAGTTATATTTTCAGTGCGCCATTTTGTGTTTGTAGATTATGCTTTTTCCACTGAGACTGTCATTGTGGGTGACGGAGGTTCTCAGTTTTTATACCGAGGTGATACAGCAATTAACCGTTCTAATAACAAAGCGTCCAGTTCAGCTGCTGTTGCTCTTTTATTTTCAACGGATAGAGGCAAGCCTCCTGGTATGCAATTATATCTTAACTGAAAACTTTGCGGTTTCAAATTATAATCCTGTTTGTTCATTAACAAGAGCACTGTTTTATAAGGCATTCGGGTCAGAGAGAACCGGGCCACCAATGCTAGTCTGATATAGAGAGTGAAGAGAAAGAGAGATTGGGCATGTGTATTATTTGGTTTCTCAGTTGTGTTAATAGATAACTGTTTAATAATCAGATGATGAATATACAGGCTTAACTAACCCGAGATGTTGAGTTTGTATGAAATTTTATGATTATTTATGGCTTGAGCACTGTGTAGACTGTAGTGCATCTGACCTGGTGCTATGTTATCCAATGTGCTTTCTGAAATGAAATTTCATTCTCTGTAAACTTTGTAGTTATGCATGAAGTTAAAGTACATATCCttagtatttttgaaattatCATAAATTCTTAAAGTTATGCTGATGTTTCTTTTGCAGTTATATGAGTAAATATAGTTAAATATATTAGACTTTTATCTAGTTAAAAGTATTGGATTCCTTGTCTTCTGCTTATACTGTCATATCTTTAGGTAATTTAGTATATTATATTTCCAGGGAGTTTATTGTGGCAATCATTTTCTGGGAACCTGTAAACAGGTGTTGGGGAAACTCAGTTTCATGTGATGCTATCCACTGGCATTTCACCAATTGGACCTGCGTACAAAGCTGTTTCTGTTAGGGAGAGACCTAAAGATTATTCTACTTGGCTCACCGCGAAAAGAGAAGCAGTTCGCGAGAGTCTGGATGGTCAGACTATTTTAGATCAGATTTATGATGAGGTAAGGTAGTACATCTTGTGAAGTAAATTTAAACCAGTTCCGAAGGAAGTAATTCACAATAAAGGAAATTATCAAATACTTCCGCGTTTTGTGGTGTGTGTATCTcgtcttgttttcttttccttgattcCTTCCACCGTAGTGAAGCATTTTAAGTTCAGAAATGCTAGGCTTTGTCAAATGTCAGAACTCTGTTACTCTTGCCTCACTATAGCAGGGAAGAGTGCGCAATGAGTTTAACAAAATGCATTATGGCAGAATGGACATATTTGGATGATTAGAGTTGATATCATGCTGTCTGGCTGATTTGCAAATTCTAATGGTAAAACTCAATGAATCTGAGCATTGCAAATTAAGGTTACAAAAGACTTTACAGAATTATGATTGTGAGTATATCTTTCATCGCATGCACAATTTACAAAAGGTATGTAATAACAAACAGTAGTGAAATTGTTTTTGTAAATCGGGTGTTATTCCTTAATGGTTTAGTAATCTGCTATAAAGCCTAATCTGAAAGTGAAGGTTTCCTGTGAGTTTGAGATGTTTTTGAACTTAACCATGCTTATTTACAACGTAGAAGCTGTCTAActgatgaaatattttgttctcCAAGTATACATCTTCCATCACGCGTGTGTGTGTCTGAAACCCGCTGAACAAAATTTCGCACTCCTCTGACTTGAGATGTTTCTTTTCTACGATTTGATTTCACCAGCTCGGTGGTCATATCAATTGTCCAGCTCTCTATGTTGGAGTTACAAAAAGAAGGAAATGCTCTATTGGGCAGGAAAAGCCAAGCTGGATAAATATGCATGAATTCCATGAGGTTTTAAGGTGATTAATGCACCATCACGCTTTATTATGCTTTTTTGGTCTTCACATATGGTGTCTGAATGTTCCTCATTTTGTCATGTTCTGCTCTCTATAGTCTATATAAACAACCTTTTTGGCTTCCTGAGGTCAAGAATATGCAAAGCATGCCGGTGGAGGTTATTCTCCAAAATTTTTCCATAGTTCCTCAAGAGAGTTGTGAAGTCCGCCTGTTACTTAAGTTTGTTTCTGCTAACACAGCGTTTTAGTATCTTGTTGAAATCATTATGCTGAAAGCCTTGTACGCTTTTCCTTGTCCTCTTCACTTCTATAATTAATTGTAATAATTTGCAGAGGTGATGAGGAGTATCTATATGTCCATGGTGTTGGTATCAGAAGTGGAGACTTCTTTCAGTTTTACCAGGCAAAATCTGATTTGGCACGTGTTTCTTGCAACCATGTATCAAACAGCTTCAGACATTTGAGGCAAGATCTTAACTACCAAAGTGATGATCATACTAATGGCAATGGTTTAGATATGCATAAGAAGTCTGTTTTTGGTGGTATTATGTTTGCTTGTTGTGGCCGTGGCAAGTTGTTTTTTGGTGAACCTAATGTAGACGGCTCACCTTTCTTGGAGAACTTCCCTGGGGTTACCTTCTCAGGAACTTACTGTACCGGAGAAATTGCACGTGGAGATTTAAGCTCATATGGACAGGGGTCTCAAGAACACAGCTCCGTACGTTGCTGTTTGCATGTATTTAGTACTGTCTACCTGGTTATGTCATATACCCCTGCATTGCCATAGCATTAGAGATGGCTGGTATTGTATTTGACGTGCTGGTGACTCTTGCTGGTAATGACCGAAGATTCTTGGGGGTTGGAATAGGCTACTGGTCTGTAATTCTTGGTGTTGGAAACTTGGAATATGGTGGAATCTGGCTAATGCTGTGGCTTAGTAGAGGGCAAATTTCTCATGTAGATATTTCGGAAGCTATATGGAATATTTGCTTCTAATTTGTTGCTGTTTTTAGTAGTATTTTTGTGTTGTAAATGACATGAATATTCTGCAAGTCTAAAACATCAAGGGTATTAAGTGAAATGGTGTCCATTCTTTCAAAAGACAAAAATCTAAATAATCTAAACTTTTCTTGGGAATTATGGAGCATTAATTTCAAGGATTTGACAATATTCGACCATCAAAAGAGGGTTGGGGTGTGTGTGCGTGAAGGTTGGCATTCTGCTCAAGATTCCCTCAAAAGATTGGTTCCTCAAAATTATATCAATAGCCCCTTTAATTTACATTGCATATACCTCCCTTCACTTGTTCTTGAACAAGTCTCGCAACCAAATAATGTCTAAATCTGTATTTAACGGCAACAATAACTACGTTTCAGTCTCGAATATGTTGGGATTAGCTATATGAATTTTCACGGCCATGTTAAGTACTAGAAATTCTCTATGTTTCTAACTGGCATAAACATAGGATTAAAAGACTTCTAGAAAGTATAGAATCTAAAGTAAACGTATTAACATGACAAACAAATTCCCAACTAATTGGTATTGCCTATATGTATTTTATTCTTCCATTGTGTCCTATCTTTCGCTAAAGTCTGCATTAATTTAAGAATATTGTTGATATGTATTTTATTCTTCCATTGTGTCCTATCTTTCGCTAAAGTCTGCATTGATTTAAGAATATTGTTGATCTTTCGAGACATAACTGTATATTAATCAATCCAAAGAATGAACCATAATAAATACCTTTTTAAAGGTAATCTTTATTCTTAACTAGCATTTAGGTTTTGCTAAAAAGTTTGAGCTTTTAGACATGCTCTATTGCAGTTTCTATGTCTTGCTAAACGTTGTTTTTCATCACAAGCCAATGCAGAACCAGATGGTCATGCAAACTTGtagtaaaggaaatttttttgTACTTGTATACATCTAAAGCAGGCATTGATGAGAAGAACTTTCATTGAAATGTTAGGTTTTTGATTGGTGTACAACAATGTGCTTCTATAAGGTTATTCATGGTTCGAAAAATGAAGATTTTGCGTCTttgtgccccccccccccccagttcCTAATTTCTGCCTCAGTAGTCTGTACAGAAATGTCAATGTTAACAGCCTTACTACATCTAAACTTGCAGCGAGTATCTGCAGCATAACCGTGTCATCAATGTTTGTCCTAGCTCGAAGTCAAGCATTCAGTATTCAGTGTACCAAAGCCAAAAACCTACTTTTTGATCCCTACAGCTAACTCCTTGATGTTAACTACTTAGTGTTCCTTATAGCCACCTCGACTTGGCTGAAGCGTGTGATGGAGGAGTCTTGGAATTTCTGCTTTCGTTTGCACCTATAAAATGAACAACGGTTCTGTAAATACTACATTTGGTCATTATAGTTTGTTAACTGAGATATAGTGTTCATTTTACTTACAAGAATCAGGCAAGGTCCCTCCTCCAAGTGAAGATCTCCTCGACATGGTTGGTGGTGGAATGCCAGTTAGGGATTGTCTTCTTAGTGTCCGTGCATTAGAAGCGATTGGTGACTTCACCTCATTTTGGCAATTGAAAGGTGATACTGGTGCTGCTTCAGTCCTTTTCTGTTGGTTCCTGTAAGTTTTCACAAGTCAATAAACACAATTCTCAGGCAACAAAAATCACACTGTTGAACTTCCTGAAAGCTACAGCTTCCTATGCTCATACGAATTGATTAAATGCATAAAAACAACTAAAATGCGATCAGGGAATGGATCACTTACTTTCTGTCGGAGCCATTTATCAGTTTCCCAATAGTGCGAAGTGATCTTCGTATTTGAGATCCCTTTCCATGAGTGCTGCTAATCAAAGTAGGTGTCTGGAATTCGGATGAAATTGTAAGCTCACTTCGAATTCCTCCCTTGATCTCATCTATAGAGGTTATCAGTGGCTCGGGTGTTTTGGGTAGTTGAAGAGAAGGAATCCTTGTCCTGTTATCTGTTGTTTTCACCCCCTGGTTTTTAATGGCAGCACTTGTTGGACTCCTAGGTGCATTGCAGCTCTTAAAAACAGAAGTTGGACTCCGAGGAGGCTGCTGGATTTTATAGGCAGAAGTTGGACTTCTAGGAGCCTGCTTACTTTTGAAACCAGAAGTTGGACTTCGAGGAGGCTGCTGGCTTTTAAAAGCAGAAGTTGGACTCCGAGGAGCCTGCTGACTTTTGAAACCAGAAATTGGACTTCGAGGAGGCTGCTGTCTTTTATAGGCAGAAGTTGGACTCGGAGGAGCCTGCTGAATTTTAAAACCAGCAGTTGGGCTTCGAGGAGGCTGCTGGCGTTTAAAAGCAGAAGTTGGACTGTGAGGAGCCTCCATGCTACCGACTTGATCATAAAATTTTGTGATATCATCTCCCTCTTGAAGCTCGCTAGATTTCTGTAAGCACACAACTTCTGGCTTATCATCTCGCTTGCTTGTGGTTTCTAATGATTTGATCTGTTCAAGGTTCTTACTGGCTAATCTTGGCCTTTCTAAACTTAATCTTCTCGAACGAGTTTTCACAGCTGGGGTTTTGGATCCCGTTTCATCATCAGCGTTGGCCTTTTCTACCCTCATGGTGGTGCAATTCTCTATGCTTAATCTTCGAGCTCGTGGAGTGGGTCTCTCAGCTATTGCTTTAGGCTTCTGGAAAGGTGTTCTTGCTGCTTCCTTTGGTTTGTTAATTTGCGGAGTTTGTGTTTCCTTGTTAGCCAACGCCTTTTTGAGGGTCTCAATCTACAGTAATTGGAGCAGTTGACAGGTAATGAATGATAATCCAACACTCTAAGCCCAAgaaatttttgtttattttgtctTATAACCCATCTTTTAAGCCACTGTATGCTTATAACCATATAATATCATGAAAATGAACGTGTTTTACCTCAGCTTTGAGTTCTAAAACTTCGGTGCTCTCTTTATTTAAACGAGCTGCACCAAGTTCTACACTCGAAACCCTCTGTGCAAACTTCAGAGTACTGACTGTTTCTCCAAAGGAATCCCCTTCAGGACTAACATGAGCAAACATCAACGTTTTTGCTTGTCCACCTGAAAGACACCATAAAAAGCATTAGTAAATCTATAAATGGTCGTAATTGCAGAACTCAATAACATTCCTACATGATGTTTCAAAGCCTAAATTCATAATTGACTAAATCTTGTCTATATCAGTGATGTGAGTTGCTATATCTGGAGCGCGAAATCTTGAGCTAATTGAATAATCTATTGTACAAACCTAAAGAGTTCTGCAAGAGTAATGTGAGTTTGCTGTTTCTATAAGGGATGTGAGAATTCTTCTGTGCCAATGCTGTGATCACATCACCCAAGCAAGAGAGAGATTTATTTAT comes from the Nicotiana sylvestris chromosome 4, ASM39365v2, whole genome shotgun sequence genome and includes:
- the LOC104211314 gene encoding F-box/LRR-repeat protein At5g63520 isoform X1: MAAKPRQKQEEMAAATIDMIGEDLLHNILSKLPAVECAAAACVSRSWNLIITRLLSLPNLSSSLSRNPNLQCAVNEVVEKVLARTIRPQFVIASIGPSFDLQEAHRLITCRFGSRIPVITSISQGIFGKDAYTNEFEEVQWDTFEDDEAHEDLGNENRGVLLTVGFLPGLTVDLIPLSKTQGNQVLMIDDLVLSIREHSSSHSGSAPPMGILLFSDEDTDIKPVLEKLDYAFSTETVIVGDGGSQFLYRGDTAINRSNNKASSSAAVALLFSTDRGKPPGVGETQFHVMLSTGISPIGPAYKAVSVRERPKDYSTWLTAKREAVRESLDGQTILDQIYDELGGHINCPALYVGVTKRRKCSIGQEKPSWINMHEFHEVLRGDEEYLYVHGVGIRSGDFFQFYQAKSDLARVSCNHVSNSFRHLRQDLNYQSDDHTNGNGLDMHKKSVFGGIMFACCGRGKLFFGEPNVDGSPFLENFPGVTFSGTYCTGEIARGDLSSYGQGSQEHSSVRCCLHVFSTVYLVMSYTPALP
- the LOC104211314 gene encoding F-box/LRR-repeat protein At5g63520 isoform X3, with the protein product MAAKPRQKQEEMAAATIDMIGEDLLHNILSKLPAVECAAAACVSRSWNLIITRLLSLPNLSSSLSRNPNLQCAVNEVVEKVLARTIRPQFVIASIGPSFDLQEAHRLITCRFGSRIPVITSISQGIFGKDAYTNEFEEVQWDTFEDDEAHEDLGNENRGVLLTVGFLPGLTVDLIPLSKTQGNQVLMIDDLVLSIREHSSSHSGSAPPMGILLFSDEDTDIKPVLEKLDYAFSTETVIVGDGGSQFLYRGDTAINRSNNKASSSAAVALLFSTDRGKPPGVGETQFHVMLSTGISPIGPAYKAVSVRERPKDYSTWLTAKREAVRESLDGQTILDQIYDER
- the LOC104211314 gene encoding F-box/LRR-repeat protein At5g63520 isoform X2, with the translated sequence MAAKPRQKQEEMAAATIDMIGEDLLHNILSKLPAVECAAAACVSRSWNLIITRLLSLPNLSSSLSRNPNLQITCRFGSRIPVITSISQGIFGKDAYTNEFEEVQWDTFEDDEAHEDLGNENRGVLLTVGFLPGLTVDLIPLSKTQGNQVLMIDDLVLSIREHSSSHSGSAPPMGILLFSDEDTDIKPVLEKLDYAFSTETVIVGDGGSQFLYRGDTAINRSNNKASSSAAVALLFSTDRGKPPGVGETQFHVMLSTGISPIGPAYKAVSVRERPKDYSTWLTAKREAVRESLDGQTILDQIYDELGGHINCPALYVGVTKRRKCSIGQEKPSWINMHEFHEVLRGDEEYLYVHGVGIRSGDFFQFYQAKSDLARVSCNHVSNSFRHLRQDLNYQSDDHTNGNGLDMHKKSVFGGIMFACCGRGKLFFGEPNVDGSPFLENFPGVTFSGTYCTGEIARGDLSSYGQGSQEHSSVRCCLHVFSTVYLVMSYTPALP